Proteins from a genomic interval of Desulfofustis limnaeus:
- a CDS encoding polysaccharide biosynthesis tyrosine autokinase, whose protein sequence is MGKLADALEKSGYGEYGTDRAATTDKGSPPDRTDEVKASPHPEPHQPTVSQANKKGRTRRTKGDGGKWDERLFKAVNRDSYLPEIFKTLRSRILHPPDGVEVPKTIMVTSAIPKEGKSFVTANLGISLAQGLDQYALLVDCDLRRPALASLFGLSTSPGLVDYLRDESDLGDLIAKTSVDKLSLLPSGETPVNPAELLGSARMEGVVKELSSRYDDRIIIFDSPPFQVASEASVLARRVDGIILVVREGGAGKPQVRMLMETIGPDRIIGVVFNAYTTNVVERSLMKGYGYYQQTY, encoded by the coding sequence ATGGGAAAATTGGCTGATGCTCTGGAAAAATCAGGGTATGGCGAGTACGGAACAGATCGGGCGGCAACCACCGACAAGGGATCGCCGCCTGATCGAACGGATGAGGTGAAGGCATCACCGCACCCGGAACCGCACCAACCGACCGTGAGCCAAGCGAACAAAAAAGGCAGAACACGCCGCACCAAAGGTGACGGCGGCAAGTGGGATGAGCGGTTGTTCAAGGCGGTGAACCGGGATTCTTATCTTCCCGAGATCTTCAAGACCTTGCGATCCCGTATTCTGCATCCCCCTGACGGGGTCGAGGTCCCGAAAACGATCATGGTGACGTCTGCCATCCCCAAGGAGGGCAAAAGTTTTGTTACCGCCAACTTGGGAATCAGCCTCGCGCAAGGGTTGGATCAATACGCGCTACTGGTCGATTGCGACCTGCGCCGCCCGGCCCTGGCCTCTTTGTTCGGACTGTCCACGTCTCCCGGCTTGGTGGATTATCTTCGCGACGAGAGTGATCTTGGAGACTTGATCGCGAAAACCTCGGTGGACAAGCTGTCGCTGCTGCCGAGCGGCGAGACCCCGGTCAATCCGGCGGAATTGTTGGGGTCTGCCCGCATGGAGGGGGTGGTGAAGGAGTTGTCGTCGCGCTACGACGATCGGATCATCATTTTCGATAGCCCGCCGTTCCAGGTTGCTTCCGAGGCTTCGGTCCTGGCTCGGCGGGTTGATGGGATCATTCTCGTGGTGCGGGAAGGTGGTGCCGGTAAGCCGCAGGTTCGGATGTTGATGGAGACAATCGGTCCGGACCGGATCATCGGTGTGGTGTTCAACGCCTATACCACCAACGTTGTCGAGCGCTCACTGATGAAGGGGTACGGCTATTACCAGCAGACGTACTGA
- a CDS encoding XrtA system polysaccharide deacetylase, which yields MTRGGTITNYFTVDVEDYFQVSAFERLADPQHWDRFECRVERNTGVILGLLEKHGISGTFFITGWIAERHPRLVQEITGAGHEIACHSYWHRKVYDLSPKEFREDTLRAKNILEDIVGAPICGYRAPSYSVTARSLWALDILAEMGFTYDSSIFPIHHDLYGMPGAPRFAYRLEKQGIHEYPPTTLKLGRYCLPIAGGGYFRLFPYWFSEWALGSINTREHKPFMFYVHPWEIDPQQPRMKSAGLKSRFRHYNNLEKTESRLDRLLHRFRFGPIAHHSTALDD from the coding sequence ATGACCAGGGGCGGAACCATCACCAATTACTTCACCGTGGATGTGGAAGACTATTTCCAGGTCTCCGCCTTCGAGCGTCTTGCCGATCCCCAGCACTGGGATCGTTTCGAATGCCGGGTTGAGCGCAACACCGGGGTTATCCTCGGGTTACTTGAAAAGCACGGGATCAGCGGCACCTTCTTCATCACCGGGTGGATTGCCGAGCGACATCCCCGGCTGGTGCAGGAGATTACCGGAGCTGGCCACGAGATCGCCTGCCATTCCTACTGGCATCGCAAGGTCTACGATCTGAGCCCGAAAGAATTCAGGGAAGATACACTGCGCGCCAAAAATATCCTGGAGGACATCGTCGGCGCTCCGATATGCGGCTATCGGGCCCCGAGTTATTCTGTCACCGCCCGTTCCCTGTGGGCCCTCGACATTTTGGCCGAAATGGGCTTCACCTATGATTCCAGTATCTTTCCGATTCACCATGATCTGTATGGCATGCCCGGTGCCCCCCGTTTTGCCTACCGGCTGGAAAAGCAGGGTATTCATGAGTATCCGCCGACCACTTTGAAGCTGGGGCGCTATTGTCTGCCCATCGCCGGCGGCGGATATTTTCGTCTCTTTCCCTACTGGTTCAGTGAATGGGCCCTGGGCTCGATCAATACGAGGGAGCACAAACCGTTCATGTTCTACGTTCATCCCTGGGAGATCGATCCGCAGCAACCGCGGATGAAGTCCGCCGGCCTCAAGTCTCGCTTCCGTCATTACAACAACCTGGAGAAGACCGAGTCCCGTCTCGATCGGCTGCTGCACCGCTTCCGTTTCGGGCCGATCGCCCACCACTCCACGGCCCTGGACGATTGA
- a CDS encoding FemAB family XrtA/PEP-CTERM system-associated protein, whose product MTEIVYCTDSDANRWDEFLAARPDSSFYHLFGWKELNERCFGHPCYYLAAQESGDVLGVLPLVYVKSRLFGKIMCSLPFVNYGGLCCRDPEVEELLLAEARRLVEQLGAAYLEVRGTKKVAGNLLTSEHKVSMVLPLDPDPEVMWAGFKTKQRTEIRRAERNELMVESGSGELLDPFYAVLAAGWRGHGTPIYRKDYFAAILAAFPEQTRIFVVRHHGEPVAAAFNGSYRGSVEGMWLGIDPRYRRLNANTFLYWEMIKDACLNSMQLFHFGRSSVESGGEFFKKKWNAHPRQLYWQYILGTARSMPRLNVDNPKYRLAIKLWRRMPLPLTTALGPRIARSIP is encoded by the coding sequence ATGACGGAAATCGTCTATTGCACTGACAGCGATGCTAACCGGTGGGATGAATTTCTTGCTGCCCGGCCGGACTCGTCCTTTTACCATCTCTTTGGCTGGAAAGAACTCAACGAGCGGTGTTTCGGCCATCCCTGCTATTACCTGGCGGCGCAGGAGTCCGGTGATGTGCTGGGAGTTTTGCCGCTGGTCTACGTGAAAAGCCGTCTGTTCGGCAAGATCATGTGTTCCCTGCCTTTTGTCAATTACGGCGGCCTGTGCTGCCGCGACCCGGAGGTCGAGGAACTGCTGTTGGCCGAGGCGCGGCGGTTGGTGGAACAGCTCGGCGCCGCCTACCTGGAGGTGCGCGGTACGAAAAAAGTTGCGGGGAACCTGCTCACCTCGGAACACAAGGTCAGCATGGTACTGCCGCTTGACCCCGACCCGGAGGTGATGTGGGCCGGTTTCAAAACCAAGCAGCGAACGGAAATCCGCCGGGCGGAACGCAACGAACTGATGGTTGAGTCCGGTTCCGGGGAACTGCTCGATCCGTTTTATGCGGTGCTGGCCGCCGGCTGGCGCGGCCACGGGACGCCGATTTATCGGAAAGATTATTTTGCCGCCATCCTGGCCGCTTTCCCCGAGCAGACGCGGATTTTCGTGGTCCGGCATCACGGCGAACCGGTGGCGGCAGCCTTCAACGGTTCCTATCGCGGGTCTGTCGAGGGGATGTGGCTGGGCATCGATCCGCGGTACCGCCGGCTCAACGCCAACACCTTTCTCTACTGGGAAATGATCAAGGACGCCTGCCTCAACTCCATGCAGCTTTTTCATTTCGGCCGGTCGAGCGTGGAATCAGGCGGGGAGTTTTTCAAAAAAAAATGGAATGCCCATCCGCGTCAATTGTACTGGCAATATATCCTGGGAACGGCGCGGTCCATGCCCCGGCTCAACGTTGACAATCCCAAGTACCGACTGGCCATCAAGCTCTGGCGCCGGATGCCGCTGCCGTTGACCACGGCACTCGGGCCCAGGATTGCCCGCAGTATTCCGTGA
- a CDS encoding DegT/DnrJ/EryC1/StrS family aminotransferase, with translation MRLRHLPPAGTPITARDLYAWMLGAFRPARSMELLQRELAERFGCRFVFVLSTGRAAMVVLLRALQAVSEAARYQVIVPAYTCYSVPSSIVKAGLQVRVVDIDPHTLDYDYDRLERCDLSRVLAIVSANLYGLPNDLQRLARIATGAGAHLLDDAAQAMGARLNGRNCGTFGTAGIYSLDKGKVITTMNGGIIVTDDDRVAAAVARQVQHLDRPTTAHTAAEIGKLLAYSLLLDPSRYWLPARMPFLGLGETHYTVAYPVELYPAVMGGLARQLLRQLQRYNGARRANGFFYRQALYDVPGIRLITEQPGSDPIYLRFPLLVEDPLERERLLARLRAGGLGGSSSYPSSIVDIADLRGWLGGIDDDASGGRWVAERMLTLPTHPLVTAEDRRTTVTIIKKSMGRPV, from the coding sequence ATGAGACTCAGGCACCTTCCACCGGCAGGGACACCAATCACCGCCAGGGACCTGTATGCCTGGATGCTGGGGGCGTTTCGCCCGGCCAGAAGCATGGAACTGCTGCAGCGCGAACTGGCCGAACGGTTCGGCTGCCGCTTTGTCTTTGTGCTCTCCACCGGCCGGGCGGCCATGGTCGTCTTGTTGCGGGCCTTGCAAGCGGTAAGCGAGGCCGCGCGGTACCAGGTGATCGTCCCGGCCTATACCTGCTATTCGGTGCCGTCGTCGATTGTCAAGGCGGGCCTGCAGGTGCGGGTGGTGGATATCGATCCGCACACGCTCGACTATGACTATGACCGGCTGGAACGCTGCGACCTGAGCCGGGTGTTGGCCATTGTCTCCGCCAATCTTTACGGGCTGCCCAACGATCTGCAGCGCCTGGCCAGGATCGCTACCGGTGCCGGGGCGCATCTGCTCGATGACGCCGCCCAGGCCATGGGGGCGAGGCTCAACGGCAGGAACTGCGGTACCTTCGGCACCGCCGGGATCTACAGCCTGGACAAGGGCAAGGTGATCACGACGATGAACGGCGGCATCATCGTCACCGATGACGACCGGGTGGCGGCGGCCGTCGCTCGGCAGGTGCAGCACCTTGATCGGCCGACCACGGCACATACGGCGGCGGAGATCGGCAAACTGCTCGCCTACAGCCTGCTGCTCGATCCGTCCCGTTACTGGCTGCCCGCGCGCATGCCGTTTCTGGGCCTCGGCGAGACACACTACACCGTCGCCTATCCCGTGGAATTATACCCGGCGGTCATGGGCGGTCTGGCTCGGCAATTGTTACGGCAGCTGCAGCGCTACAACGGGGCGCGGCGGGCCAACGGCTTTTTTTACCGCCAGGCTCTGTACGATGTCCCCGGCATCAGATTGATCACGGAGCAGCCGGGCAGCGACCCGATCTATCTCCGCTTCCCGTTGCTGGTGGAAGATCCACTTGAGCGTGAGCGGCTGCTTGCCAGATTGCGGGCCGGCGGGCTGGGGGGCAGCTCATCTTATCCGTCATCGATCGTCGATATTGCTGATCTGCGTGGATGGTTGGGCGGTATTGACGATGATGCCTCCGGTGGCAGGTGGGTGGCTGAACGGATGCTGACGCTCCCGACACACCCACTCGTTACCGCCGAAGATCGGCGGACAACGGTCACCATCATCAAAAAGAGCATGGGTAGGCCGGTTTGA
- a CDS encoding glycosyltransferase family 2 protein, whose protein sequence is MELLFWISLSGVFYAYLGYPLLLLALTRRAEATIAKPAAERGYAPTVSLIIPVYNGGDVIQQKIANCLALDYPHDRLEVIIVSDGSTDATAALVNQELRPPLRFYELPVRGGKAKALNHGLARASGEVIVFSDVAIRLDRAALQNIVEKFYDPTIGCVSGEDRIAGASGEGLYGRYELFLRHLESRFFSIVGASGSFYAQRRSLCEPFREGAAPDFLSVLHTVEQGFRAISEPSAFGTMTAVRGTADEFNRKVRTLIRGMTALFSKPGLLSLRRYGRFALSLLSHKLMRWLVPFFLLLALGSNLALLDSPFYRLLLALQVVFYLLAAGAAVSYLPLGRTTAGKIALYFTTVNLAILVAWFKYLRGTRQELWSPSRR, encoded by the coding sequence ATGGAGCTGCTTTTTTGGATTTCGTTGTCCGGCGTTTTTTATGCGTACCTGGGGTATCCCCTGCTGTTGCTGGCGTTGACCAGACGTGCCGAGGCAACGATTGCCAAGCCGGCGGCGGAAAGGGGGTATGCGCCCACCGTTTCGCTGATCATACCGGTATACAACGGCGGGGACGTGATTCAGCAGAAGATAGCCAATTGCCTGGCCCTTGATTATCCGCACGACAGGCTGGAGGTGATCATTGTCTCCGATGGCTCCACCGATGCGACCGCAGCGCTGGTAAACCAAGAGTTGCGGCCGCCGCTGCGATTTTATGAACTCCCGGTCCGGGGCGGCAAGGCGAAGGCCTTGAATCACGGATTGGCCCGGGCTTCCGGCGAGGTGATCGTGTTCTCCGATGTGGCCATCCGGCTGGATCGCGCAGCGTTGCAAAACATCGTGGAAAAGTTCTATGATCCGACCATCGGCTGCGTATCGGGCGAAGACCGGATTGCCGGGGCCAGCGGGGAGGGTCTGTACGGCAGATATGAACTTTTTTTGCGCCATCTCGAGTCCCGATTCTTTTCGATCGTCGGCGCCAGCGGTTCCTTTTATGCCCAGCGCAGGTCGTTGTGCGAACCGTTTCGCGAAGGCGCCGCACCCGATTTTCTCTCCGTGTTGCACACCGTTGAGCAGGGCTTCCGGGCCATCTCGGAGCCGTCCGCCTTCGGCACCATGACGGCGGTGCGGGGTACGGCAGACGAATTCAACCGCAAGGTGCGCACGCTGATCCGGGGTATGACGGCGTTGTTCAGCAAACCCGGGCTGCTGTCGTTACGGCGATATGGGCGGTTTGCGCTGTCGCTGCTGTCGCACAAGCTCATGCGCTGGCTGGTGCCGTTTTTTCTGCTGCTGGCCTTGGGGAGCAATCTGGCCTTGCTGGATAGTCCTTTCTATCGCCTGCTGCTGGCTCTCCAGGTGGTATTTTATCTGTTGGCCGCCGGTGCTGCGGTCTCCTATCTGCCGCTTGGCCGGACGACGGCAGGAAAGATCGCCCTGTATTTTACGACCGTCAATCTGGCCATCCTGGTGGCCTGGTTCAAGTACCTGCGGGGGACCAGACAGGAGCTGTGGAGCCCGTCGAGACGATAG
- a CDS encoding ATP-grasp domain-containing protein, protein MRILVTDGDNRAALAITRSLGRRGHHLTVGATGHPSLASSSKYCRERLIYPSPRDHADRFIEELLRAVRDRGIDVVLPVSDVTTIPVCEHKSDFETYCRVPFADETAVKLAADKAYLLSLARDLGVGVPATVIVEAKGTSFELPEGLGFPLVVKPGRSRIRHQDGWLETAVGYVRNGDELARTLDGLPAAAYPVLLQERITGPGSGLFACYDHGRPVAFFSHRRIREKPPSGGVSVLRESIAVSPVAEEYARKLLGHLNWHGVAMVEFKLDERDRLPKLMEINGRFWGSLQLAVDAGVDFPAIVADLAAGKAIEPVRSYRTGVKTRWLLGDLDRLLMVLFKSRKSLNLPAGHGGRWRCLREFLQFRQKDMYYEVLRRDDPGPWFYEVRRWLNGHR, encoded by the coding sequence ATGCGAATCCTGGTAACCGATGGCGACAACCGGGCGGCCCTGGCTATCACCCGATCCCTGGGCCGGCGGGGGCATCACTTGACGGTCGGCGCGACGGGCCATCCGTCTCTGGCCTCGTCGTCGAAGTATTGCCGGGAGCGGTTGATCTATCCCTCGCCCCGGGACCATGCCGACCGGTTCATCGAAGAACTACTGAGAGCCGTCAGGGACCGCGGCATCGACGTGGTTCTGCCGGTCTCGGATGTGACCACCATCCCCGTCTGCGAGCATAAAAGTGACTTTGAGACCTACTGCCGGGTCCCCTTTGCCGACGAGACAGCCGTCAAGCTGGCGGCGGACAAGGCGTACTTGCTGAGCCTGGCGCGGGATCTGGGGGTCGGGGTGCCGGCTACGGTGATCGTCGAGGCCAAGGGGACGTCATTCGAGCTGCCTGAGGGACTGGGTTTTCCGCTGGTGGTCAAACCGGGCCGATCCCGCATCCGACACCAGGATGGCTGGTTGGAGACGGCGGTCGGTTATGTGCGCAATGGTGATGAGTTGGCGCGCACTTTGGACGGGCTGCCCGCCGCTGCGTATCCCGTGCTCCTGCAGGAACGCATTACCGGCCCCGGCAGCGGTCTCTTTGCCTGCTATGATCACGGCCGTCCGGTGGCATTTTTCAGTCATCGACGGATTCGGGAGAAGCCGCCTTCCGGTGGGGTGAGCGTGTTGCGGGAGAGTATCGCCGTCTCGCCGGTGGCCGAGGAATATGCCCGCAAACTGTTGGGGCATCTGAACTGGCATGGCGTGGCCATGGTCGAGTTCAAGCTGGATGAACGGGATCGACTGCCCAAATTGATGGAGATCAACGGAAGGTTTTGGGGGTCGCTGCAGCTCGCCGTCGACGCCGGGGTGGATTTTCCCGCCATCGTCGCCGACCTGGCGGCAGGCAAAGCGATTGAGCCGGTCCGCTCCTATCGGACCGGGGTCAAGACGCGGTGGCTGCTGGGTGATCTGGACCGATTGCTGATGGTGCTGTTCAAATCCCGAAAATCGCTCAATCTTCCTGCCGGGCACGGGGGGCGATGGCGCTGCCTTCGGGAGTTTCTGCAATTCAGGCAGAAAGATATGTATTACGAAGTACTCCGGCGAGACGATCCGGGGCCGTGGTTTTACGAGGTGCGACGCTGGTTGAACGGGCACCGTTGA
- a CDS encoding VOC family protein, translated as MKIDHVGIVVGSMAKAIDQWQTYFGYRQATEPVLNTRQKVVVVFLEKPGSLPVKLVEPTGPDSPVAAFARRGGGLHHLCFLCDELEPELDRLKQAGARVLTEPQPGEAFANEKIAFLFAGQGLNIELIDTLTRAGRIGSQRPVED; from the coding sequence ATGAAGATCGATCATGTGGGCATCGTTGTCGGGTCCATGGCAAAGGCCATCGACCAGTGGCAGACATACTTTGGTTACCGGCAGGCGACCGAGCCGGTGCTCAATACGCGGCAGAAGGTGGTCGTGGTCTTTCTTGAAAAACCGGGAAGCCTTCCCGTCAAGCTTGTCGAACCGACCGGTCCCGACTCGCCGGTCGCCGCTTTTGCCAGGCGGGGCGGCGGGCTGCATCATCTTTGTTTTTTGTGCGACGAACTCGAACCAGAGCTCGATCGTCTGAAGCAGGCCGGAGCGCGGGTGTTGACCGAGCCGCAGCCGGGCGAAGCCTTTGCCAACGAGAAGATCGCTTTTCTGTTTGCCGGTCAGGGGCTGAATATCGAGTTGATCGACACGCTCACGCGGGCCGGCAGGATCGGCTCACAGAGGCCGGTTGAGGATTGA
- a CDS encoding polysaccharide deacetylase family protein, protein MKIPEEVVQRLFNLLRLVWAELLYRTGILFVLKAWVLRRRAVVLMYHRVLTPEERNRSFSAEGIVVGVETFTWQMQAAKELFRVVSLPEFLESLRQGTGFSDGTCLITFDDGWSDNYRNAFPVLQRLQIPATIFLPMDFIGSGKMFWREEMAAALWAAAQGRDAESLELLRELAVEQLARMSFPEAKRVIEAYITGLKERPVDYRQEVAERLSAFAARKRSRNHDVDSFIDWEQAKLMRDYGISFGSHSYYHPILTELESDAVAAEAICSRLVLERWFPGDPLVFCYPNGDYDETVSREVATAGYAAAFTTEPGFVAGGDDPLTIKRVNIHEDMTKSRALFLARILGVI, encoded by the coding sequence TTGAAGATACCCGAAGAGGTTGTGCAACGATTGTTTAATCTTCTACGATTGGTTTGGGCCGAATTGCTGTATCGAACCGGTATCCTCTTTGTGCTCAAGGCCTGGGTGTTGCGCAGACGGGCTGTCGTGCTCATGTATCATCGGGTGTTGACGCCGGAGGAACGAAACCGTTCTTTCTCCGCCGAGGGCATTGTGGTCGGTGTGGAGACTTTCACCTGGCAGATGCAGGCCGCCAAGGAGTTGTTCCGGGTGGTTTCTTTGCCTGAATTTCTTGAATCGTTGCGGCAAGGTACAGGGTTTTCCGACGGTACCTGTCTGATCACGTTTGACGACGGCTGGTCGGATAATTATCGCAATGCCTTCCCGGTTCTGCAGCGTTTGCAGATCCCCGCCACCATCTTTCTGCCCATGGATTTTATCGGCAGCGGAAAAATGTTCTGGCGCGAGGAGATGGCTGCCGCGCTCTGGGCTGCGGCACAAGGAAGGGACGCCGAGAGTCTTGAGCTATTGCGGGAATTGGCAGTGGAACAGCTTGCCCGTATGTCGTTTCCCGAGGCCAAACGGGTGATAGAAGCTTATATCACCGGACTCAAGGAACGACCTGTTGACTATCGGCAGGAGGTTGCCGAGAGATTGTCGGCCTTTGCCGCCCGTAAGAGAAGCCGAAACCATGATGTCGATTCGTTCATCGACTGGGAGCAGGCGAAGCTCATGCGTGATTATGGGATCAGCTTTGGTTCCCACAGCTACTATCACCCGATCCTCACCGAACTGGAGTCTGACGCCGTCGCTGCCGAGGCCATTTGTTCGCGGCTGGTACTGGAGCGGTGGTTTCCCGGAGATCCGCTGGTCTTCTGTTATCCCAACGGCGATTATGACGAGACGGTCAGCCGGGAGGTGGCCACCGCCGGCTACGCAGCCGCTTTCACCACCGAACCCGGTTTCGTGGCCGGTGGTGATGATCCGCTGACCATCAAGCGGGTCAATATCCATGAGGACATGACGAAGAGTCGGGCGCTGTTTCTGGCGCGGATTCTCGGGGTGATTTAA
- a CDS encoding DUF362 domain-containing protein, translated as MKKAHSLDRRKFMVGTAVLLAGARVFPESVARAAGLERSTVVRVASPRASRPWDYQPSAPWDHTVEPRSVEDLQSGRFRTDRYFDCIDETVVRELLDTGLLHLTGKKTVREAWVQLLSGYRQGQRITIKVNLNNASYDERITTNRMDQSAAAINALVASLITTLEVAPEQITIADPSRWIHPVIVRGRCPFNGLSWIDSRSPDLWDPAEAVVFSRDLPVRPESRTDLPEMVPFHLARVYTEADHIINLCLLKNHGCGVTGAMKNHFGVIPPPAAKFFHTGLGSKSYIGDLCNTPSIRTKVRVNICEAVFGNWHNNVWSPRPWLTFAGGTPNSLFFSTDPVAFDSVLLHHISREVEARGAAVDEWVRQAIADHDFLQYAMEALRLGVHEHEPFSRIDYRQVELG; from the coding sequence ATGAAAAAAGCACACAGTCTGGACAGGCGGAAATTCATGGTGGGGACGGCCGTGCTGCTGGCTGGGGCGCGGGTCTTCCCTGAAAGCGTGGCCCGGGCTGCCGGTTTGGAACGCTCGACCGTGGTCCGGGTGGCGTCGCCGCGAGCTAGTCGGCCGTGGGACTACCAACCCAGTGCGCCGTGGGATCACACGGTTGAGCCGCGCAGTGTCGAGGATCTGCAGAGCGGCCGCTTTCGCACCGATCGCTATTTCGATTGTATCGACGAGACGGTGGTGCGGGAATTGCTCGATACCGGGCTTCTCCACCTCACCGGTAAGAAAACGGTGCGTGAAGCATGGGTGCAGCTGCTGTCGGGGTATCGTCAGGGGCAGCGGATAACGATCAAGGTCAACCTGAACAACGCCAGCTACGACGAGCGGATCACCACCAATCGCATGGACCAGTCGGCGGCGGCCATCAACGCGCTGGTGGCCAGCCTGATCACCACCCTGGAGGTGGCGCCGGAGCAGATCACCATAGCCGATCCGAGCCGCTGGATTCACCCGGTGATCGTGCGCGGGCGCTGCCCGTTTAACGGTTTGTCATGGATCGATTCCCGCAGTCCCGATTTGTGGGATCCTGCCGAGGCGGTGGTCTTTTCCCGCGACCTGCCGGTGCGCCCGGAAAGCAGGACGGATTTGCCGGAGATGGTGCCGTTCCATCTGGCCCGCGTTTACACCGAGGCCGATCACATCATCAATCTCTGTCTGCTGAAGAATCACGGCTGCGGGGTGACCGGCGCGATGAAGAACCATTTCGGGGTGATTCCGCCGCCGGCCGCCAAGTTCTTCCATACCGGCCTGGGCAGCAAGAGCTACATCGGTGATCTCTGCAATACCCCCAGCATCCGCACCAAGGTGCGGGTCAATATCTGCGAGGCGGTCTTCGGCAACTGGCACAACAACGTCTGGAGCCCCCGTCCGTGGCTGACCTTCGCCGGCGGGACCCCCAACTCGCTGTTTTTTAGCACCGATCCGGTCGCCTTCGATTCGGTGCTGCTGCATCATATCAGCCGGGAAGTGGAGGCCAGGGGGGCGGCGGTTGATGAATGGGTCCGCCAGGCCATTGCCGATCATGATTTCCTCCAGTACGCGATGGAGGCGCTTCGGCTCGGGGTGCATGAGCACGAGCCGTTCAGCCGGATCGATTATCGCCAGGTTGAGCTTGGATGA
- a CDS encoding polysaccharide biosynthesis/export family protein, with translation MKRYLCALCLIMLGVAFVHTVQAAQSTADTPVTMEQKQALRAEILGQAVSQATSTEEYVIGHGDLLGVSVYGEGDMAASLASQVARPGDTPGPAGAAAAPPDSQRGVRVMMDGRISLLHIGDVEVVGMTLTQLADYLKKLYASIYGSPVVTTTLVQSNSQRYTVMGKVTSPGVFYLDFPITIVQTIARTGGFTEWANGKITVIREQLRPGDEKLFNGNILEFDYDRFISGRDLQKNVFLRSGDIIVVN, from the coding sequence ATGAAGCGGTATTTATGTGCTCTGTGCCTGATAATGTTGGGAGTGGCGTTTGTGCATACGGTCCAGGCCGCGCAATCAACGGCGGATACGCCGGTCACGATGGAGCAGAAGCAGGCCCTGCGCGCCGAGATACTGGGGCAAGCGGTGTCCCAGGCCACCAGCACGGAAGAATACGTTATCGGCCATGGGGACCTGCTTGGGGTCAGCGTCTATGGAGAAGGAGACATGGCTGCGTCTTTGGCGTCTCAGGTGGCCCGGCCGGGAGATACCCCGGGACCGGCCGGAGCGGCGGCGGCGCCGCCGGATTCCCAGCGCGGGGTACGGGTGATGATGGACGGCCGTATTTCGCTGCTTCATATTGGTGATGTGGAAGTGGTCGGCATGACCCTGACGCAGCTGGCCGATTATCTGAAGAAGCTGTACGCCAGCATTTACGGGTCGCCCGTCGTCACCACCACGCTTGTGCAGAGTAACAGCCAGCGCTATACGGTGATGGGCAAAGTGACATCACCCGGGGTATTTTACCTGGATTTCCCCATAACCATTGTACAGACCATCGCCCGTACCGGCGGCTTCACCGAATGGGCCAACGGCAAGATCACCGTGATCCGGGAACAACTGAGACCGGGGGATGAAAAGCTCTTCAACGGTAACATCCTGGAGTTTGATTACGATCGCTTCATCTCCGGCCGGGATCTGCAAAAAAATGTCTTCCTCCGTTCGGGGGATATCATCGTCGTCAACTAA